GGCATTATGAGAGCTACCTTTAAAATGGTAACAGCTTATAGAACAAAATGGTTGACCCAAATTGGACAATCCAAAACATGCTATGTACATAAATAATGTATTGCAGTTCATGCAAAAGCAATAATTTCTTTTCCTCCGATCTTTAACATTCGACATGAAATTGATTCTCTCTGGACAAAGTGATGATATCACTTTTCCATTCTCAGCTATGCCTATGACATCAAATACTCTGGCAGGTGATCATGAAGGCTTCTATTATTTCTAGGGCTTCTGAATATATCTCAGGAATGCATACACATTTACAGACTCTATCCTATAACTGACATCACTTATACCATGAGTTCAGAAAAAATAACCCTGTACAATATAATTATACTAGTGTTAATCACACATACCTGACCACTGTTGAATGAAAACACAGCAGCATTGGGCTGAGAACTGCCAAAATTGAATGCTGGGGCAGCACCAAAAGATCCACCAGCAGCAGCATTGCTTTCACCGATTGGAGCACCGAAAGTTGGGGCTGCTGGTGTAATATTTGCCACCGGCTGAGGTGCAGGCGGCGAACCAAACGGATTCACCGTTCCTCCAGCGATGCTAGTGGGAGGCTGAGCAGATCCGAAAGGTGTGCTTCCCTTGGAGGTGTCACCAAAAGAAAATCCACCTAAAACTGGAGCTGCAGGAGCAGCTGAAGAAGGTGCACTGGCCCCCACGGTGGATTGAGACGAGCTACCAAAGGAAAAGGCTGGCTTACTAGGGGCAGCGTTGAAAGTAAAGGGCTGTGCAGCTGGAGTACTGGCAGTGGCACCACTGCCAAAGACGAAGGGAGCATTAGCTGCCGGAGGCCTGGGCTGATCCTCGGTTGCAAGTTTAGGGGTGGCCGAGAAAGAAAACGGTGCAGTCGAGGAAGTAGTTGAACCAATGCCAAAAACGGACGATGTCTGTGGTGCACCAAAACCTGAGGATGCAGCAAGGGGTGCAGATGGTGTTGATCCAAATGCAGGAGTAGGAGCCGAGGAACCAACAGTGGAGAAACTAGTGGATGCAGTCCCAAATACGGATGAACCAAAAGTTGTTGATGTGGAGGACACTGTCGTGGTGGTAGAAGGAGTAGCCGCAGGGGTGACAGAGGAAGAAACAGATGAGCCAAACATGGTGCTTGAAGATGGGGAGGCAAAAGTGGAGGTTGCTGAGGTTAAGGCTTCTGACTTAGTAGCTGTCAGTAGAGAGGCTGCAGAGGACGGAGTTGGAGTTGAGGAGGGAGCTCCAAAAACAGAGGTTTTTGGTATGACACTTCCAAAAATATTGGACGTTGATCCAATACCACTGGTAAGAGCCTGTGCTGGTTGTTCTGTACCAGATGTATTGACAGCAGTGGTTGTAGGAGGTTGTTTCTGTTCTGCTAAATTGAAAGCAGTTGGCTGAGAACTTGTGCCACTTCCAAACATAAATAAACCAGAACTGCTGCTGCTTTTCGACTCTGCAGATATAGAAGTAGATGAAACCGCTGCCGATGAAGCTCCTTTACCGAAGACAAAGAGCCCTGCGTTGGTTGCTTTAGCGGGGGATGAATCACTACCAACTGCAGATGTTGAGGATGCAACTGTAGACACAGGTGTCGTACTACTAACAGGTGCCTTTTCCTTGCTTGCAGCACCAAAGCCTCCAGATGTAAAAGGATTGCTTGCAAAGCTACTAGTAGGTAATGTTGGCAAACTTGAAGATGCAGTTTTAGATTTCTCTTCAAATTTGAAAGTAGAAGTCTTGGAAGACtcctggaatttaaaatttgttgacaAGGTACTAGGCACTTCTGGCAACTTAGTACTTCCTTCAGTTTTGGGAGAATCGATAAAACTAAAAGTAGAGGTTTCAGGGGTTGCACTGGCACCCTCCACTTTCGAACTGTTAGTACTAGGAGACCCCAACCCTGGAGCACTTTTGGCAAAAATTGACTGTTTAGGCGAAGAATCAAGCTTAAAAGATGTACTAGCATTCCAACCAGAACCAACTACACTTGCACCAAAAATTGACTGTGAATTAGACGATGATGGGGAGCTAAATGGTACAGCAGTAGGCTTTTTCTCCCCATCTGCAGGCTTGGCAACAGCTGCATTGTTCCCAAAAGAGAAAGTATGACCACTTGAAGTGGAGTCTTTCTTGCCTTCTTCCGAAGaggtaaatgaaaatgttggcttGGTTTCACTTGCTGTAGTTGGTTTGGGTAAGATAGATGTACCAAACCCAGAGGCAGCTGGACTACCACTAATAGAAATAGACTTCTTATCAGGCCCAGACACAACTTTTGCAACAGTTTTTCTAGGAGAGCTTTCAGAAACAGTTTTCAGGCAATTGGATTCATTTGTAGGTTTCTTCTCCGTATCCTCCTTTACTCCAAACGAAAATGAAGGAGCACTCTGGGGAACACTCGACGTTTTGATACCATCTGTTGAATCACTAGAGGTAGACCCAAACACAAAGCCACCTACTTTTTCTTTTGTAGCTCCATCACTTGCATTCCCCACTCCAAAGGTAAATCCTGAAGCTACAGCTGTGCTTGGATTACCGAATGCAAATGAGGGTTTCGATTTTTCTGGGGGATCATCTTTCTTTGGCAAATCTGCCTTGTCTATTCCAAACTTAAATCCTGTAGCAACAGGTGACCCAAATGAGAATTTAGGTGCCGAGGACATTTCTTTGATAGGTTCTGCACCTGGTTTTGGGGCCTCACATGCAACACACTTAAGTGGTCCTCCTGCTTTGTTCCTAACTAAGCATATACTGCAATCCCAGTCTCCATCTGGCTTCTTAAATTTATCGCCAAAACCACTTTCCACAACCTTACTGACCACCTTTGAGACTTCACAACTAGATGAGGCTACTTTGTCCTGCACTCTAGGAGTCTCACAAGCTAGACACTTCACTGCAGAACTAGGATTATTCACTAAACATGTGTCACATGTCCATGATCCACTTGGTGGTTTAAAACTGTTGCCAAAACCAGATGTGATGGTAGCATTTGTTTTTGTACTTCCAGCAACACTGTCTTTAGAGCTTCTCTGAGTTTCACATGCAACACACTTAGACACATTAGCATTATTACGAACCATACATGTTTCACATTCCCAAGTACCTTGAGCAGGCTTGAATTTGTCACCAAAAGAACTTTCTGACAACTTATTCCCCACTGAAAACTGTAAGTTTCCTTGATTAACATTTTTTGAGTTATCACCATTACCAGAACTAACCTCGGGTTTTGAAGACCCACTTGTCCAAGCTCCTTTCATAAGAGGAATGCTATCTTTGCTGACGTTTTCCCTCTCTGAGGAAAGGAAAGGTTTAGCTTTTTCGGAGCCAGTCACCGATTTCACACTCTCACAAGAACTGCCAACATTTTTACTCGAGGAGCTAGTCTCAATGACATTTTTACTAAGGGCTTTAAGAGGACTACTAAACGTAAAATTATTGGATGACACAGGCATTTCCGATGCACCAGAAAATGCAATGGGCGAGGAGAATTTGAATGACATGGAACTAGCTGGTTTCGATGATACCTGAGAGTCAATCTGCTTGGAAGGTTGTGGAGGAGGACATACAGGTGGGAAAACAAAATCAAATTTGGGTAAGGAGGTTATGGGCAATGCAATACTGGGAAGGTTGGGCTCTAGAACTGGCTCATCGTCAATTTCCTCCTTGGACTTAATCTTACCACCAACCCTGCCACTATTTGTATGACCTACGTATGAAAAAGTTACATGATCACTTCTCTCAGACTTCTCTGCACTCGAGAGCTGCATGCTTGTTTCACAAACAGCTTGTCGTGCTGCTACAGTAGACCCTTGAAGCCTTTGTCGTCTTTGCATGACGAGAATGTCTGGCACAGTGGGGACCACTAACTCTTTCACTGGAGGTGCTTGACCACCAGCGTGTCGCATAGAAGAATTCTGCAGGGCCTGATTAGAGGACTTTGAGGAATGCAAGGATGCTTGGGACATATCTGGAGATGCCATAACTTTCATTCTCTTCATATGAATGCTATCATTTAATGGAATTTTCTTGGCATcctggaaagaaaaaacaaaatggaaACAATATATAACAGAAAGTAAGataacagaatatttaaaaaaaatgcactcgATGGATCACATTTAACAAATTACATTAAAATCCAAGCGCTCTTCAAAAGGATACGAAATTCCAAAGGTTTACAAAAggatgaaagcaaaaaaaaaatgagataggGGAATATAgataaaaacaatcaaaaatataataaaatctgtTATGGTAATGGAGCACCATATTCCTCTCAAGTAATGTGATATTCATTAAGTCTATCCCACATGATAACTTCCTTCTATTTACATCTCTTTTTAGCTTCGAGGTATATCAGAGTGACTTAATACATACTCAGCACTTCCACCTTCAGGGCTTTGGCTCTTTTCTAGTGGGTCAACATTCTCGACTAACTTTCATGAGTAGATCAGGAAGCTACATGAATTcccttttttttaccaaaaagcAACACAACATAATATCTACTAGTAGCAAGCAGCTTTACATGGCACTAAAATTGTAATAAGTAACACGGTGGTCGATTGGCCACTCACTGGAGCCACCTTTCTCCCAGACATAAAATTTCTTTAAGACTACAATTACCACCTTAAAATTTTTAGGGAATAGAGCTCGACTAAGCGTCTGCATCtcacatttcaaaatttcaaccttcgaggtataatttttatatttgatacaCGATTAAATACCAAAATGGCCTACATTTTTCAACACATTGtgcattttaaaaagtaatacatAAACCAGGAATAAAATACAACTGATAGGTGGAGttgaagaattattgaaaattttgctggaaatattaGGTACTTCTATTGATTTAAAAGCAGCACCTAAGTAAGATTCCAAGAagtgaaacttttgaaaaatactaACGAAAACTGGAATGAGAAAGTACCGCATTTATCTGAATCTAGTCCCCCCTATTTTCTAACAATGCCCGGGGCAAAAGTGAAGGGGGGACTGTATTcctatgcatttttaaatttttttttctcaaaactggAGCCTCAAAATTGGGGGGTTCTATTTGGAGGGGGACTACATTCGGAGGAATACAGTATGAAATTTAGGCTCAATGATAAAAGCGAAGGTGAGATTTTACCATGAACATGGTAAATAACAAATACTAAGggataaattattatcatataaCACAGGCAACCCAacgcttaatttaaaaaaagttgcaCACCTGTTAACCTTATGTTGCATTGAATATGAGCATGAAGTTTGAATTAATTCACTTGGTTACCTTTGGTCAGGAATGGGGGaggttaaattatatatttttacagtgGAGGAGTAGCACTATTCTCATAGAGAAAATGAGAACAATTGGGTAGAAGCAATTGAAACACTAGCACCAAAAATTTTTTTGGGACGGTGGTAGTTAAGCAGTCACGCTGATTATGAAATATGAATGTAAAACAAAGCAAAGAGGTACAAGATGAACAGTTCTTCCcatgtaataaaattgaaatttagtgGAATCATGAAACTATTAAAACATAAGGAATTCAAAGACACAAGGAGATGAGATATGTATAAGTTATAAAATGTAAGCATCTTGAGCATAAGACACAAACGGACAGTCAAAGTAACAGAAAACTATCAAAACTTCATCAAAGCATTGGAAAACTAACGAATACATACAACAAGACATTCCAATATACTTTCTCCAAGACAACACAATGAACTTAAGCCACAAATGACACAAATTGTGAGACTATTTAGACAGTCCATGATAAAAgaccacaaatggtaatttccacacttttaattcaaatctCAGTCATGTTTAGTCAGTGTCACTGAATGCCTACCTGTAATGGGCTGGAAAACATTTCCAATGCCTCCATAATTCTGCGTGCTGTACTACTAATATTTGTGGCACTCTCCCTCATCTGAGTTAAATTCTTTGGGCGAATCTGAATACTTCTTCTTCCCTCATGTGCAGGCTGAAAATAAAAccatcaagaaaaaaattcaatccagTAGAAAAGAAGAAGACATTCATGCAAATACCAATCTTGTTTTTCTTGCCTGACAACTATTACCACATTAGGAGGTCATTTAATAGAGGCTTGCTCAAAGAAAACGAGAAAAAGATTTtcagagataaaataaaaattttggcagtccaatgtcaaatgaaaataaattccaggCTTTTTAACGACTTTTACAAACAATAATGTGAAAAATTCCAGGCAAAAAAAAAGCCAAGTATATTTCATGGAAGCCTTGATTTAAAATTCCCAGCATGAGACCTCACCACCTTGAATTCTTTCAAGAGGAGGAGAGAACAACACATCAATACAACCACATAAGTTATTTCACCAGATGATGatgcaataaataaaacatacgccatgaatttcaaaatatgcaaTTGGTTAGAAAATTGTAGAGCAATATTAAAGTTAGGTACGtccaagaaaaaaatggaacaacAAAGGAGAATagaaaaaattggtggaaaaatagGATCCAATAAGAACACACTGGAATAAAAATTCTCTATACAATCCAAACAACCATAAGCACCAATATAACCATCTCTGATGATAAGAGCAGAGTaaagtacaaagaaaaaaatcatggactATCTAATCCAGCTAGAAACCTGAGAAAGCTTAATGTTTAACACAAGGAAGTAAAAAGATTGTTCTCAAACTAATTTGGGGTAACTTCATAgagagtgaaataaatatatattaaacctTGTATCCAGACACAACATCATACTGCTGGGGATAATTACACACAAACATGGGTTCAAAAGGTTTTTCTAAATATGaccttaagaaaaaaattaattctcattAACCTATTATTTTTCTAAGCTAACCATGAATTTcaacatgaattcaaaaatactaaaaatacaaaataaataaacttcacaGCATATAATCTCTAACATTTGAGTCAATTCAGAAGACTAATAAGACCTttgaaagagataaaataaatgtgaattccaAAACTGACGACACAATGGGTTCTTGTTTAATATCATTTACTGATCCTGAAAACTGTGAcattaaacaaaataacaaaacaaGCATTGAAATCCAAACATCACTCAAGCCCCACaatgttgggtcccgaaacaaagacattGCACAGCCTCGACCGTCTTAAAAGGGGGAGAGATAGGAAACTTAAATATTCTGCATTTGttcacctgcgtaggaaaatctccaCGCCCAGAGGCATATTTTCGTATTTAGAAGGGAAAAGGTTAATGTTACCCAATCAGCAGCACAGAAAGTGATTTGATTaatttccacagggaaaaaatcgtAGCAATTATCAGAACCTTAGTTTGAATTCAGCAGGGGATAAGACTAAAGGGTTTAGGTATCAAGTAAATCATTTCAGATCAAATTACAAACATTTAATCATGCATAGAGCATATGGACTAAATAATTTgtagtattaaaaaaagaaaagcaatatCGTTGCTACACCATTGGCTGATGGTGATTTAACAGATTGCCTGAGTTACTTTTGATACATTACTGTTCCTAATTACTTTCCTACCAGAGATTTTGGCAAATACTGGTAGGATATATTTGGAAATCTAAGGTATTTTCAGCcatcccttaaaaaaatatttaaaactaagttTTAATATCAAGTacaaatatgaaaacattaagtATACATGAGAAGAATAACAGCAGTAACCTACCTGAGTTGCACTTTTATTTAGGCTGCTTTGATAAGCAGCAACTCCACCATACGTGGTTCTCCCAGAATAGAAGGGGGAATTGACAATTCTATCctttatattagttttttctccactctaaaaaaagaaatattaggtataaatacaaatatactcatttACCATATTAGATACAAAAAACAGGTGCATAATATCCAATAGCTTTAATGAATTAGATAAGTTTTCAACTTTGTCAAAGCTAACATTTTTGTACATGTACAAATGCAGTATGCAAAAAAACACACTGAACAACATACAAATTGCAAACGTCTAAagaaaaaaggcagcatgttgACTTAATTCTCTTTATAGACATGAACGAATCTATAGAATATAATGCCCTAAGTGTAACTCaatcactcatggatacaaattcaagACCACATCCATATTGGAACCAATTGATAAGATCATTTGGCCATGAAAAAGTCAGCCAAACAGTGAAGACATTTGATAACGGTAGGATTAGGTGCCGGGGACACTCCTTACAAAACAAATATGGCAGCTTGTATTTACATTAGGTGATTGGGTCAacatcattttgtcaatattttgttgatacattcattaaattgcaGAGGAAACTAACTTATGATCCTTCTGCTACCTTTACATGACTGCTTTTATATTCCCATTATAATGTACTGCAAACATCAGCCTTTGGAATGGGATTTCTATTCACTTCTACaattaaataatgttatttattctctttatctACATAGGTTGCcccttcattaaaattaatattcatatacTTAGCATGAACAACCCTTGCACACagattttcttctttatattgtAGTATTAAGAATTAATGCATTCACTTCTGATGGAATGGGTATCAACCTAATTAGCCTCACAGATTAATATTAAACCCTCAATGGCTATAGTATACATGGAACAAATTCGAATGTATAACACtcgtacagtacactcccgattatctgggctaatgatggggagggacgaggcacgaataattggaaaacacggataatccaaactttcacttaaatataatttaattttcataatttatgtaagacaaacaatgtattattattcatgcagttattctgttattttagtgCTTCCcaaactcattgagagctttcttcgccagttcgcggtctttttagcggcgataacgtggttgtactcgtattataaatgctccatgtaaggcctggtttcgaaaaccacacatctgtggcttcAAAACCACTTctcgacatcggaaactacactgtcaggcacctcGCCACGcagtcgcatctcgcacaagttgcgcgggttgcaactgctgccggacgtgtatccgtgatcacggagtgcagtcgcgcactgcaaggcttggaaaacacgaacacagcagtgaatgcagctagcgcgcaaTTGCTTCTGTTTTATGATGGGGATTTCAATGggaataataagcccggtgtatcctagcattaatgcagtaattccgatgatttcgcctgcgatttaatttttttataaagatcgcagaaaaaattgcgcaagagtgaaaatcatgcacggataatctgcaacccggataaaccacagccgataatcgggagtctgctgtacttctGTACCAACTTAACATTATTTTGCAACCAATCCAACAAGGCATACGAAATGTACTTGAAGAAAATGGCAAGTGTTTCGTAGAGGTGATTTATATTGATATAAAACATGAACAACAAAGCTAAAGGATTGTTTCATCTGATCAAAAATTCAGTGAATATGTAATTCCAAGTAAATTTCattgtggaacctcgatctgtcgtttttcagggggatggatgaaaagaacgatgaatgcgggaaaacgataaatgcgggaatggttgtccgggttgcctatgtcccaggatccgctggatttttgcgaattatgacattcattaatggattcaaacgagatttcatctgatttcaggaatattattactttatcgaaaaacttaggtcatattgttgattcgacttatctctctttctaatatcctaagggaacaagccgccttgctaaaaaatttttgaactcaactcggaattttcactgctatttcactgtaaacattcttatccatcaaatgccatttcaagtacacgtatttacgcgagaaatgtgcgtgttatgcctcaaacaactgatttcgccgttgcagtgattggttatgagatggatcaagaaggccaaaaatagtttattattggaaatgttcctttctagcaatgaaatttttaatatgattgaggcgatgtggcgttaatcgtcagcggcacgcccacctgatcctcggcttcatcccacttcttgttttcacctgggatctcgctctacccccacccctgccgtgatgtgctaccggacaaaccgaggcgttctgcaatattcacgcattctagcccggatttttttcttcatcatcaattattttgagtccatcttttaaagttctcacttgtatcttcggaagggccatggtccgaagacgaataagaataaaactaataaaaatgaaaccggactccattgaacccacacggaaaacactcgctagttttaagtcaacccaccccggaaagtacggaaccactcgtacgaggtgaagttcggcactaatgctatcgcgtacggcgtaggcagagcttactgcagagggtgaagcatgaccatatgactgcgcaattaaattttttatcctatagagaaggcaacttacccactcatttctaacaataagtagcgtagctctagatgagcagatgaattcagattgctagtcgagagaaacaaaatatcctgagaagacatcgcttcgttagcaactcagacaagtgaaacttgtagcataactcgtaaattgtaaccagaatcgtaattgttttcgaaaaaaatcgcatcaacttccgtgaagctcactatcagctgcgaggatatcggtattcgccagaaatcaccatcgtattattccaactgtttccttgcttaaaatgcttaaataacgttagaaatacgtcgtgtttggtatcaatctttactaaattacgtgcacatcactaatatctcaatataataaaagtataataccaattgccgaaattcatttttagataccttttgggctaataggtgattcatgcagcagttgacctccacctttga
This genomic interval from Ischnura elegans chromosome 5, ioIscEleg1.1, whole genome shotgun sequence contains the following:
- the LOC124159474 gene encoding nuclear pore complex protein Nup153; the protein is MAKRNNNFRNKKFQSSKPYDVSNSFVKKVASRVSELLPQSLWPTKWFSSSNNEIHSPNKGREALNSPQEDNEDDTSPIPAKRARIPLNSSFNEPFFTSSNTGPDYETHRLRHTISSVNTIDDGLDEPIAGPSGIQHQFQPMGSSEPSVPKPRDSLSYSAKKIDVNGEDHSDSSESTSGCSSLPQGDNAEVRNLSRPVSKEPQVETQEQPSIRASAKRKFSETANSSSSAVQSPRSFLGLGGYSPPNRTMPVPVGRRRKPSFNPDAFGFQSWSGEKTNIKDRIVNSPFYSGRTTYGGVAAYQSSLNKSATQPAHEGRRSIQIRPKNLTQMRESATNISSTARRIMEALEMFSSPLQDAKKIPLNDSIHMKRMKVMASPDMSQASLHSSKSSNQALQNSSMRHAGGQAPPVKELVVPTVPDILVMQRRQRLQGSTVAARQAVCETSMQLSSAEKSERSDHVTFSYVGHTNSGRVGGKIKSKEEIDDEPVLEPNLPSIALPITSLPKFDFVFPPVCPPPQPSKQIDSQVSSKPASSMSFKFSSPIAFSGASEMPVSSNNFTFSSPLKALSKNVIETSSSSKNVGSSCESVKSVTGSEKAKPFLSSERENVSKDSIPLMKGAWTSGSSKPEVSSGNGDNSKNVNQGNLQFSVGNKLSESSFGDKFKPAQGTWECETCMVRNNANVSKCVACETQRSSKDSVAGSTKTNATITSGFGNSFKPPSGSWTCDTCLVNNPSSAVKCLACETPRVQDKVASSSCEVSKVVSKVVESGFGDKFKKPDGDWDCSICLVRNKAGGPLKCVACEAPKPGAEPIKEMSSAPKFSFGSPVATGFKFGIDKADLPKKDDPPEKSKPSFAFGNPSTAVASGFTFGVGNASDGATKEKVGGFVFGSTSSDSTDGIKTSSVPQSAPSFSFGVKEDTEKKPTNESNCLKTVSESSPRKTVAKVVSGPDKKSISISGSPAASGFGTSILPKPTTASETKPTFSFTSSEEGKKDSTSSGHTFSFGNNAAVAKPADGEKKPTAVPFSSPSSSNSQSIFGASVVGSGWNASTSFKLDSSPKQSIFAKSAPGLGSPSTNSSKVEGASATPETSTFSFIDSPKTEGSTKLPEVPSTLSTNFKFQESSKTSTFKFEEKSKTASSSLPTLPTSSFASNPFTSGGFGAASKEKAPVSSTTPVSTVASSTSAVGSDSSPAKATNAGLFVFGKGASSAAVSSTSISAESKSSSSSGLFMFGSGTSSQPTAFNLAEQKQPPTTTAVNTSGTEQPAQALTSGIGSTSNIFGSVIPKTSVFGAPSSTPTPSSAASLLTATKSEALTSATSTFASPSSSTMFGSSVSSSVTPAATPSTTTTVSSTSTTFGSSVFGTASTSFSTVGSSAPTPAFGSTPSAPLAASSGFGAPQTSSVFGIGSTTSSTAPFSFSATPKLATEDQPRPPAANAPFVFGSGATASTPAAQPFTFNAAPSKPAFSFGSSSQSTVGASAPSSAAPAAPVLGGFSFGDTSKGSTPFGSAQPPTSIAGGTVNPFGSPPAPQPVANITPAAPTFGAPIGESNAAAGGSFGAAPAFNFGSSQPNAAVFSFNSGQNNAAQNSGFNFGQAPSQQTSAPAVTFNPNMPPSFNFTGGATPQFTATPGVLNSVPAANPLPRRIKKAVRRTQQTR